The region GCGCCCGCgtgcgcgcgcgtgtgggctctttcacccatcttgatccactataattatcaagtaacataaagtcacttaatttaaacacattaaaagatgtgttacttctccaatgtgggataattaacactagttaattattccctaagctctaacttaaagctttaattaaaagctaattatgtccaactttaatccactatttctcactcaccggaaatcggattagagaaagtgaatatactacatttatctacgtaaaatgtagatcgacgctatatcatttaatttcataaaattaaatgtctcgtcacatttattgtttggtcaaaatccattgaccgggcatatttaatccatgatttttacaatattAACTTGAGTTTGTTGCAAGAGATATTTTTGGCTTTAGATAAGATTTTACTATTGTTGTTTCATTAACATGATAAATGTATGTTATGTTTACTTGGTTACACTATAGACGTAGTATAAATTATGATTAGTGATTAATATCAATTCAGTCTGTAATTAGCGAGTTATAGTAATGCTTGTAGTTGTAGATCATATTTAATTTGCAAGGtcactaaaaataaaagttgcATCACATTAAAATTCCAAGATGGCCAATACACGTAGTGAGCAGTAAGTGTAAGACAATAGGCAAGCTTTTCAACTAGTCTATtgaatccaactaactctaatGAGTATAAAGCAATTAGAAATTTGAATACAATAAATTATTATAGTAGAGGAAATTATTTATCCCTGAAAATGACATGGCCGGATTAATTAATGAAGCGGCAATCCTTTCTGATCTCGCCGGCATCTCCGAGAAGCACCTCGATTGCGCCCATTTTGACCATGGACTTGGCGAACTGCTTGAAAAACGAGTCCCGTGACTGGAACCGGCGCACGATGTCCGCGGAGGTGGCGTTCGTGAGGAGGGCGGCGTCGGACTGGAAAAGCCCCTGGTGCTTCTTCAGGGCGGTGAAGTAGTGCGTGTCGAAGGTGAGTGTGCTGTTGGGGTCCATGCCCACCACCGTCGCTGGACTCGCCGGGTTCGGGCACTGCTTCCTCAGGAACTCCGCGTAGGCCGGCTCCAGCGACGGGTCCGCGTCCCCTTTCCCCGTGAAGTTGAACAGCCGCCGCGAGAATGAGCCGCAGTGCGATACTCCGATGGTGTGCGCACCTGCACGCTCAAAATTATTTATTCAGTTATCGTAGTATTTCACAAtttataaaatagtagtaatccataattaaatgtctcatatttgttTTAAGAAACGGTTTGATTTTATAAAGAATAGTGGATAGAAAATGTTTATATATATTGAGgtaaatgagttagtagaatgtatgtagtaaaagtaaaatgaaatatttaatagTGGACATGCAGCAAAAGAAATATATATACTATGGGATATATAATGGCGGATGGAGGAAAGTAATTAATACTCCAACTAATTAAATCTAGTAAGTTAGTTACCTGATAATGCGACGAGATCATTTATGTCTAGGCCCTTATCGGAGAAAATGGTTCGAAGGGTTGCAAAATCTGAAAATGGTGAGGGTAAATTGCCGTTGACATTGGAGATTAGAGAAACCCTACCATCTTTTCTGCCTGTCAGAACGTCCCATAATGGCTTCTTGAACTGAAAAATAGAGTACTTAGATAATTTTAATACGAGAGGGAAGAGGAATCTAGAGTTGGTAGTTACAAAAGGAATCTCAAAGTTACCGGAAAAGAGACAGCATCACGTGCGGCAAGTGCGAGAATATCGGCACAAGACACTTTTTGGGTGCAAACTTTCTCAATTCGAGTCTTGATTTCATCTATAACTTCGAACCCACCCAGTGATAGATTGGGGCGTGCATCTTTTTCGGATTGATTTGTTCCCACGGTGTTCAAAAGTATCGATGCATCACAACCCTACAAATTTAATCGCAAATCAAGTTTTTCATTAGTAATTAAACAGTTTAATGCATGTCCCTCCatgaaatagtagtagtaaaaaatTAGCTTACTTTGACGAAACAATCATGGTAATGCACGCGGAGAAGCTTAGCACCCAAAGTCGAATCATTTCGTACTTTCTCCTGTACAACTTGTTTCACAAGTTGTTCGGCTTGTCGACAGGTACCAGTAACCTTATAGTAGTCTGGTATTAGACCAACCGGCTTGACGGGAGCTTTACTTTTTTTGGCACCGGCCGCGGCCACAAGAAAAGCTAATAGGAGAAGAGTAATGCTTAAGAAAGATCTCATTTTCATCGTAGCAAAACAAAAGGGCAATGTTTTTCAAAACCTAGTATTATTGGGAGTTGGTAATTTTTGAGACACAAGACTAAGGTGGTAGGAGGTTTCCTTTTATAGGCCAAGAATGATACTGATAGAAGATCAAGAAGAGTAGTGGCAATTGAATATTCATTTGAATGTCAACTTGAATGATTGAATCCTTCCCCGTAGGCCGTGGGTCTTATTTTTGTAGTACTAATTGTTTACTATCCCGATGAATGCAATCGTTGATTTTTTTCTTTGCTACattaatattttgaatcttcCATTGTAATCATATTATATATTCTTTTTGTACCAGTGAAATGAAATGCAGGGCTCTATTCATGATCTATTTCCAGAGAAATGGCGTAGTTCTTTCTCAGTAGCCAGATAAAAAAATAcctatataaataaaacatatatAAATGAGAAACTATGctagaaaataaaagagatttTTTGTATTTGTAATCGTAGCCATATACAGATCGATATATATTCTTCCTATAACCCGCGGTTaatgaaatggaaaaaaagttCCAAGTAATCCTTTGAATAAATTGTATAGTTTTAATGTTGTTACTTAtatccaaattgaatttcaaaaatattacgTTTCATGAATTTAACATCTAAAACAAGTTTCCAAATATAccattatatttataaaaaggaAGAATCTTATTCTACCAACCtacccaaaaaaaaagaaaaaagaattgGTAGTAATTAAATAAATGTTGACTTGTGAAATTTCGTTGAAGATATAATAAGAATGAGTCATATAGTTAATGACACCGATAGGGTTTATCCCTTTCTGATAATGACcatgtattaatttattttaaaaggaAAACATAAGTTTGGTACTTAGCATCTTTGTTTTACTTAAAACTCAAGCCAAGAGCTCATTTTTTCACTCCGGAAATCGAGCGGCCGCCCCAAAATATAGGTCTACTTGCAATTTACAAACAATAGAGAGACTTTATTTTTGAGTCATGTTGAACAATATTATCTTATTTTATGGGCACAATttcatcaaataaaaaacacacgTTGTTTTTGTTTCATTGAAACGGTTAAATAGCGAAGTGAATATTTTTCGGACCAAATAGTTGAAGAGTTCGATTTGAAAATGTGACGCCGCGTGCCAACCATGCTACAGTTGGacataaaatagataaataggATTTTATGTAAGATCTCACTTTGACATTTTGTGGTGCTTGTGGAATAcatatacttataatttttgCATAATACTCTATAACAATGttattagaaaatgtcaacaattACAAAATAACAACagaaatatcaacacagtgtcaacggttgacaaCGTGTTGAgattgtgttgacatcaaaattttGAACTTTTACACTATGCTGACATTGTATTAACGTTCAATTAACACTATGTTGAAATGTTTAGAGTTTACATTTTATCATTATTCATActctataatatttattttgtttgaactCCATATAGAATACGTATGTTAGTTCATAAATAAGGAGTAATAAATTCACCGACTCAATTTATATTCGTATTTAAAAAATCATAGTAGTCTGGATCAGTTTTAGACTTTTAGTCCTCGGGAAGGTTAATATAACGAAATAAACGCAAAGTATTAAAAAACAGTTACAAAGTACTACTATCACGATATAATTAAAGTCACGCAGAAAGCCTTATATTATATATAGATATTCCAATAAGACTTAAATTAGTGAACTAAAATTGAGCTCTCCGTTTTTTCTTTGACTTTTGACCTTCTtgtttttatttactttattaaaatatttatactaTATGATTATTTTAGCGGCTGGGCATGGGGAGATTTTGGAAGAataatataaattcattttcGAAACTCAAAAGTCTTGTATAACtgttaattatattattattatatgctCAAAACATGTCAAATTTAAACTGAATGCAAGCGCATCGGTTGGCCAAATTCTATATTACGTTTTATTTTACTTGATAAATCATGTTCTTGTCGGCTATATATTCCTTCCAAATCAGGCAAATGAACAaatctcaaattttattttgcaGATTTTCCCATTATTTCTTGATTAGTACTGGTAAATtgtgaaaaatatcaaatttgttCAAACTGACTCTTTTACTTTTAATATACAAAAAGGATATTGATATGTAGATACATAAATTTTCAGTCAATTCATGAATAATTGAAAGaaatttggtaaaataaaatttgaatattttagtTTCGTGACCAAATCAAAATAACCGCATTACAAAAAACTTATCTTTTCATGACACAAAAAATGAGACGCAATTACTAGCATTTGAAATATTGTTAAAATAACCATAATTTAGAACACAAAAGAAAGCGTTTCTAAGTTGATGacaaattatcttaatcttttatTGTTTTAGGACGCGCTTATAAATGAGTCCCCTAATTTTAATTAGGACACCAACAATAAAGACAATTTATGAAGCACAGTGGCGTATCCAGGATTTCTAATTTGGGGTACGACATTTACATTGATTTTAGCTGTAAAATTCGATCACCATTTTTCAGtcattttcttaattataaatattttatatgtatatatttgaatataataattacataataaataaaatactttaaaagtaaATATTGTTAACATAAAGATTCAattgtttaaaaaaatactaataaccAAACAATTGATAGAATCTATGGAAATCTTATACACATAAATAtaacaattaataaattattcaagattatttcagttatgtttaaaatagaaatgaaacAATACTCATACTGTAAATAAGATACTTGAATTCTCATATACATACAAATATATACTAGAGTACAAAATACattgaaatataataactataaaataaaattaagaaaattaaaatgcaGATGCATAGATACTAGAATATAACTACAAAACAGAATTGAGAAAGTCATAAGTACTACAAAATAGAATGGAGACGAAACAAAATACAGctaactaaaaaaatgaaagtgttTGCTGGAACTCAAACTTGGGTCTCTAAACACACACAAGGAGGAAGTCTACCACTAGACCAGTTTAACATTCTATACTAAATCATGACAATATATAAGAAACAACGAAATTTTTagggtacagttgtaccccctTGTTCTACACTGGATACGCCAGTGATGAAGCGTTGGTGGTATAATTAGACACACAAATTAACATcattaatagcattaaaaatGTCCTTAGCCGTTTTCTTTTCTTGTAGTGTCGAAAGTGTATATAGTGCTATACCAAATTTTCTATTTGTGTGCAATATATAAATGATTTAATTGTCtataaaattatgaagtttgatcaaattttgatttatctTGCACCTTCCAAATTTTAATGACAAATcaagaaatttttaaaaatctcaattgtcacatttcataaatttgTGCTATTATGTATGGTTTCTTAAATCAAAATTACGTCGTTTAGTCATCTATGTCGTCACATTAATGTACATTTACGTCACAATTCATTCATAACACCAATATTTACACGTGTGCACTAATTTAGCATCAAATTTCCTCCAAAATGGTTATTATGAGATAATtgagaaatttttgaaattttgtgattcctcattcaaattttaaaaaggtGCAGGATAAAtaagaatttgaccaaacttgaTGATTATTTAATAGACAATTAATCTTTTATACATTGTGTACAAATTTTCGTATTTACATGCCACCAGTATATCCCCTAAAAAATCTCGTATCCTTTTACTTCTTATTAGTAGTTGCCATCCCTCTCCCCTAATTAAGCTTGAtttctaaaaaaagaaagatatgAAGATTATAaggtattttcattttaatttgagTTTATAATATATTATCTTACCTCTCAATCAATATTATTCGCTTACTggatgcatgaattgactttGAATATCGATTATCAAACGTAAATAAATTAGCAAATTCAACGATCTTATACATAAGGTTTCAATAATGATCTAAAGCATCCTAGTATAATGTTGTCCTGATCAAGAtaatgaaaaaagaaagaaagaatagaTATATAACTCTTTAAGAACAATAAGAAAACCACAAAAAAATCTCTGTTATTTGGGGTAGGTACTATGTATTATCTAAATGTGAATTAGGCTAGTCAATTTTTTGAGCCTCTTGTGCTAGTGGGCCGGCTTGTCTTTAGAGGTGGATTTGAATTGTTTTGTCACTTTTGCAATATATTTGTATTTGGAATAACATACTGTATTTTCTAGTACTTACTTTCTGAGCTTAGTTTCGTAATTTGAATTCCATCGCCTTCAATTgaataaataacataaaaaaatagcGTTGTTGCACGTAATATttttgatggagtacgtactaaacaaatactaaacaagcccaacagcagtaaagcccaagaaagagtatcagttcggcatggctaaagagtatcagtccggcatgactcaagagttcagttcggcacaaccacagagttcggccccagcctacagctcggtaaaagccaaccaatcaaactctgctctctggtcggcatcaagctctactctcagatcggcaaaagctgctcggcaataattcagcagtccggtctcagtattcgaccgaactaggaaatagtggactcatgcaagatttccacctccgctacaccgacgatctatttagtggtgtcaagcagtcattaactcatgcaggatagtggacccatgcaaggtcgccacgacctccacgacatccactacctaataaatgctgcatgccacgatcttggttcaatgtataaatagaacctaggtcagatagataacggccttctgttaacttctgttaagctctctagagagaaaatagcaaatagcaagtctgtattgttagctgtagaaaacagatcaagcaatacaactctgccctcttttcttcccgtggacgtagatttacctcagtaaatcgaaccacgtaaatctctgtgtgttgatcttcctttatttttacgagcattcatcaccatcaaaaattcgccgattcatcactggcgccgtctgtgggaaacagagaaccaaatttgtgataaagcgaatttttgaccctttttccaccccaaaaaaatgcataccagatcacataccacccgtaataccgttcgtgatcaccgtgaggaagctagtccagctcgcaggtctgaaaaacggcctcgggagacatctacctccggttctcacgaaggaggaacaagccactccaggagtcatcgcaccgagtcttcccagcagcccgatttaaatgaagctgtcaagctgttcttggccgagaagcaggaggagttcttaaccttcctgcagaagagccaacagccggagaagacaacggcggattctccctcctcatccagacatgaaagtcactaccgcagtagtgacgtgtcttccaggagaaagaatcctcaaccccgacatgttccagttcctcctcggtaccggaaccacaggagaactccatctcctccgtaccgaagagatgtcgggttcgccatgtacggagcattaaagactccgttctcggacgacatcacccgaactcctttgccgcggaactaccggacaccgtcaatgacttatgacgggctagaggatcctcatgacttcttgggacgctatcaatataatatggcgaaccagggtctcaatgaggtccatatgtgcaagctgttccccgagctgctcatcgggaacgccagaaggtggttcgacagccttcctcaaggcagcattagatcctaccaagatctaatggatgctttccacaggaggttctttcagaaagcagaagcccggatcacttcggctcagctgctttctatacgtcaaggtcgcgacgaaaagatcagcgacttcctgacgagattccataaggaatgcctacaagtagataatctcaatgatctacttgtcatttcggcattccaaaatggaatcctgcccggagctctctacagaaagctcgtggagtgcggtccgcaaacagctcaagaaatgtgggacattgcggaccagttttcccgtgcggatgaggcagaccgtcgaaaacggtctttagacagctcatcccgaggagacgaaaagaagcccgatcatagcgatcagaggcttcctcgccgaactccttttgaaagaattcaaagggcaccggtacaaggcagattgggaccacgtctcaatcctgagaagccgcccgctcagttcgtacccttaaacaagtcaagagcggaaattttcgaactacattccgatatgttcgaaaaaccaaggcggatgacgaaatcggccgcgcgccgacctcaggatcaattttgctccttccatcaaacccacggtcacgataccgaggagtgccgaaatttggctgcaggtattgatgttcttgtgaaaacaggaatgttaaaaaaataccaaagcaagcagtcgaaaaagaacaaaaagcagagaggtgcgaactgcaatcctcaggatccgaaaaggcatgaggatcccgaagacgacgacgagccgcaatatgatggagtaatcctgactattgatgctctccctgccgggaagactaagtcgtccctaaaagcagaacgcagagtttccaatcaagaggagccaacacataaaaggctgaagaaagacgaagtgattacattttcagatgccgatcccgtcccagccatctctcctcaccaagacgctattgtcattcaagccggagtggcaaacaaactgatccacagagtatttgtggatacaggagcgtcagtcagcattctttttaaagaatgtttcgataaaatggaagtggatccagctcggctcagtccggctccacttcctctgaaaagtttcgcccaggaggacacccgccctgaaggtattatcagccttccaatcacggtgggaaaagcgcctacaagctccaatacgatgatcgagttctttgtggtgaaagctcggtccccgtacaacatcatcctggggagagactggctcaacacagttcgggccgtttgctctacttatcacctcaccatcaagatccctactaaaggagggatagcggtcatccgaggtgaccaaaagagagcaaaggaatgtctacaaattgcgcttagaagtgccgagcagtcagatcggcaccaccaagcatagcaatcacagcagccggagtcagaggcgatgaccgaagccataccggagccgaactcgatgacagttcagctgtacgaagacgatccatccagaacggttaagatcggcttcgcgggaacgcccctacttcgggaaaaaaccatccagctcctcaaggagtataaagacgtctttgcatggtctccgttggacatgaccggagtgccccccgaggtaatcactcatcggttaaatattgatccttcggtccggccgataaaacagaagcaaagactctttgcggcagaacgaagtcaagtcatccatgacgaagtctgtcaattattgaaggcggatgtgttattcgaggtgaaatatccttcctgggtggccaatcctgtgatgatcaagaaaaaaggaggaggatggcggatgtgcatagattttactgatctaaacaagcactgtcctaaagattgctatccccttccgaatatagataaaaaagtagaagctttgatcggcttcgaaattttctgttttcttgatttatacaaaggatatcaccaagtgttgatggatgagagtgacgctccgaaaacagctttcattaccgatttcggcattttcgcttataaaaagatgccattcggtttaaagaatgccggagccacttatcaaaggatggtagacaagctttttcggcacctaatcggaaaacaggttgaagtgtatgtcgacgacatagtcgtcaaaagcaaaagcacttcggagtacgagcacaacctcaagtccactctcagcgtgctcaagaaagccaacctcaaacttaatccccaaaagtgtacctttttggtaaattcgggaaagtttctgggttgttgggtttcaaaggacggactcaaggcaaacccctcaaaagttcaagtcgttcagaacatggcaatgccgaagtccatacatgacgtgcaaaagctaaccggatgtctagccgcactgaatcgattcctttctcaagcagccgaaaagcaactgccgttcttcaaggtgttgaaaaaggcaccaaagttcgagtggggagccgagcagaaaaaggcctttgacgagctcaaaagttatctagccgagcttcctattctctctgctccaaccgaagccgaagtaatattcttatacttagcggcatcagatcaaaccatcagcgcggtgcttgtacgagaagaaggcctaaagcagtttcccatctactttacaagccgagcattaagaggtccagaaacaaggtatcaacctctggaaaaaattgctctggcgttagtaaatgcagcaaggagactgcggccatacttctatgctcacaaggtatgcgtcttaaccgatctgcctcttcggcaagttttgaccaagccagaagcatcaggcagaatcgccaaatgggccatagagctgggagaacactcaatcgagtacctacctcggaaagccatcaagggacaagccttggcagattttcttgcagaggccaagttcgatcaagcaatccctgtcattgccgaacagaaaaattctaccaatgccgaactagcacaacccttggaatccgaagtagagccgccagactgctggagcggattcgtagatggagcttcaaacaagataggaagtggagctggtattttactcgtcgctcccgacggacacgaggtaacctactcacttcggttcctattccccactactaataatgaagccgagtacgaagccctcctggccggactccagttagcgcaaagtctactcgtcaaatctctcaaagtccattgtgattcacaagtcatagtaaatcacatgttgggtacaagtgaagctcgtgacgagagaatgaagaagtatttggacaaagcgcaaagcatcagccgaagtttctcctattttcggataatccgcgttcccagagcggaaaatagccgagcagataccttaagtaagttggcctcagatccgagctcaaaggcggaagaattaatgcatcgaagcattgatgaagccgaggtacattcagtatccagctcgccgaactggatgacgccgatcttgcagtatctggatcaaggacaattgcccgaggataagagagaagctcggaagatcacgtgccgagcacttcggtacgaacttcatgaaggagtcctctttagaaagtcttacctccagccgttattgcggtgcgtaggaccagaagagacggactacatcctcagagaagttcatgaaggatcgtgcggcagccacatcggagctagagctttagctaaaaaagttctaagatggggatattattggccaaccttggtacaagaagcagtgcagctcgtcaagacatgcccaaagtgccaaatccatgcaaatatcccaaggatgccgcaaaccgatctatccactatgcagagcccttggcctttcatgcaatggggcatagacatagtgggaccacttcctcaagctcctcggcaaatgaaattcctaatcgttgccgtggactactttacgaagtgggtggaagctgaaccattagctacgataacgagctcgaaggcattggatttcgtctggaagaacatagtgtgccgatttggcataccccacatcctcatctcggataacgggactcagttcaccgacaagacgttcaagaattggtgccaagagctgaatattcaacagcggttcacttcggtctctcatccacaagcaaacggacaaacggaggtaacaaatcgtatcctggtgaaagggttaaaagctcggttagaacaagccaaaggacaatgggtagaaaatctccctcaagtcctatggtcctaccgaactacacccacaacctcca is a window of Salvia splendens isolate huo1 chromosome 3, SspV2, whole genome shotgun sequence DNA encoding:
- the LOC121795928 gene encoding peroxidase 24-like; the protein is MKMRSFLSITLLLLAFLVAAAGAKKSKAPVKPVGLIPDYYKVTGTCRQAEQLVKQVVQEKVRNDSTLGAKLLRVHYHDCFVKGCDASILLNTVGTNQSEKDARPNLSLGGFEVIDEIKTRIEKVCTQKVSCADILALAARDAVSFPFKKPLWDVLTGRKDGRVSLISNVNGNLPSPFSDFATLRTIFSDKGLDINDLVALSGAHTIGVSHCGSFSRRLFNFTGKGDADPSLEPAYAEFLRKQCPNPASPATVVGMDPNSTLTFDTHYFTALKKHQGLFQSDAALLTNATSADIVRRFQSRDSFFKQFAKSMVKMGAIEVLLGDAGEIRKDCRFIN